In Candidatus Bathyarchaeota archaeon, a single genomic region encodes these proteins:
- a CDS encoding DUF4921 family protein codes for MIANELRKDYLLDRWVVIATERKRRPTDFVQKPTEEIRHKDCPFCPGNEHMTPPATLVYLTENGEIIKEKDSNGFRHRNWIVRCIPNLYPAFSPPNKHETFEIKENRHAKAFGYHEVVVESPRHDEHPGKARISQLIHVINAYLDRLKFFEEKPYVKYVSIFRNHKREGGASLSHAHSQIIATPIIPRIIKEELEASRKEWENSQKCVFCKIIEKERNGPRFIWENSEFVAFAPWASVNPFEFWIFPKKHESSPLEMNKDEIRGFAEALRLCLGSLQSLLNDPPYNFGFHIAPAGDYKFYHWHVEVYPRLAVWAGFEKSTGMYINVIPPEDAAKSLREEMNSKLEK; via the coding sequence ATGATTGCAAACGAATTGAGGAAAGATTATCTACTTGACCGCTGGGTTGTAATTGCAACTGAAAGAAAGAGAAGGCCAACCGACTTTGTTCAGAAACCCACTGAAGAAATAAGGCATAAAGACTGCCCCTTTTGCCCCGGAAACGAGCATATGACGCCTCCGGCGACCCTTGTCTATTTAACGGAAAATGGAGAAATAATCAAAGAGAAGGACTCAAACGGTTTTAGACACAGAAATTGGATAGTTAGATGCATCCCAAACCTTTATCCGGCTTTTTCTCCGCCAAACAAACATGAAACTTTTGAAATAAAGGAGAATAGGCATGCTAAAGCTTTTGGATATCACGAAGTTGTTGTAGAATCTCCAAGACATGACGAACACCCCGGAAAAGCAAGAATTTCACAGCTTATACACGTAATAAATGCATATTTAGACCGCCTAAAATTCTTTGAAGAAAAGCCCTATGTCAAATACGTTTCAATTTTCAGAAACCATAAACGCGAAGGGGGAGCCTCACTTTCTCACGCACATAGCCAGATAATTGCTACGCCCATTATCCCAAGGATAATTAAAGAAGAATTGGAAGCAAGCCGAAAAGAATGGGAAAACAGTCAAAAATGCGTTTTCTGCAAAATAATCGAAAAGGAAAGAAATGGTCCAAGATTTATTTGGGAAAACAGTGAATTTGTAGCTTTTGCCCCTTGGGCCAGCGTTAACCCTTTCGAGTTTTGGATATTCCCGAAAAAGCATGAGTCTTCTCCGCTTGAAATGAACAAAGACGAAATACGTGGTTTTGCAGAAGCCTTACGCCTATGTCTCGGCAGCCTACAAAGCTTGCTGAATGATCCACCCTACAATTTTGGTTTTCACATAGCCCCGGCTGGAGATTATAAATTTTACCATTGGCACGTAGAAGTTTACCCGAGACTTGCAGTATGGGCTGGATTCGAAAAGAGCACTGGAATGTACATTAACGTGATTCCACCGGAAGATGCAGCTAAAAGCCTTAGAGAAGAAATGAATTCAAAACTGGAAAAATAA
- a CDS encoding glycosyltransferase family 4 protein, whose amino-acid sequence MKVCMLTWEYPPRIVGGIARHCKGLARALVNQGVEVHVVTLDFPGAPEYEEVDGVKIYRVRPEIGHPNFLTWVMLFNHFLEKRIANITDETDYDLIHIHDWLVAPSGIAAKHFLKKPLIATVHSTEHGRSGLHIPDSFTIDSWEWWATYEASKIIVTSNSLKHEVCGHFHLPWDKVEIIPNGIDIEKFNVPVDKIAVKGRYGISPNEKLILYVGRLVPQKGVEYLIQAVPMIAGKYPNAKFLIVGEGWLRDYLESLAQSTGHRWRITFTGFIPDHEVVALMKSADVLVVPSVYEPFGIVALEGMAAGVPVVASQVGGLSEVIEHDKSGVFVYPRNPESIAWGVDHVLSNPGHAEWLVKNALEKVKNMFSWDAIAAKTVQVYKSVLGR is encoded by the coding sequence ATGAAAGTTTGCATGTTAACTTGGGAATATCCGCCTCGAATCGTCGGCGGAATAGCCAGACATTGCAAAGGCTTAGCTAGAGCACTGGTAAATCAAGGAGTTGAAGTTCACGTAGTAACCCTTGACTTTCCAGGAGCGCCCGAATATGAAGAAGTCGACGGAGTTAAAATTTATCGGGTTAGACCTGAAATTGGGCATCCAAACTTCCTAACTTGGGTTATGCTCTTCAACCATTTTCTCGAAAAAAGAATCGCAAACATAACCGATGAAACTGACTATGACTTAATTCACATTCATGATTGGCTGGTGGCTCCCTCTGGTATTGCAGCGAAACATTTTCTGAAGAAACCTTTGATTGCAACTGTTCACAGCACTGAGCATGGACGTTCAGGCCTTCACATACCAGACTCTTTCACAATTGACAGTTGGGAATGGTGGGCAACCTACGAGGCTTCAAAAATAATTGTTACAAGCAATTCCCTAAAGCATGAAGTCTGCGGCCACTTCCATTTACCTTGGGACAAAGTCGAAATAATCCCGAACGGAATAGACATTGAAAAATTCAATGTTCCAGTTGACAAAATAGCCGTTAAAGGCCGCTATGGGATAAGTCCAAACGAAAAACTAATTCTTTACGTGGGAAGACTTGTCCCCCAAAAAGGCGTAGAATATTTAATTCAAGCAGTTCCCATGATTGCTGGAAAATATCCAAATGCGAAATTTCTAATTGTAGGTGAAGGATGGCTACGTGATTATCTTGAAAGCCTTGCGCAGTCAACTGGCCATAGGTGGAGAATCACGTTTACAGGCTTTATTCCAGACCATGAGGTAGTTGCCTTAATGAAAAGCGCCGACGTACTTGTTGTTCCCTCAGTTTACGAGCCATTCGGCATAGTAGCCCTTGAAGGAATGGCTGCCGGAGTACCAGTTGTAGCAAGTCAAGTGGGCGGACTTTCAGAAGTTATTGAACATGATAAAAGTGGAGTTTTTGTTTATCCTAGAAATCCCGAGTCAATAGCTTGGGGTGTAGATCATGTTCTTTCAAATCCAGGTCACGCCGAGTGGCTTGTTAAAAATGCTTTAGAAAAGGTGAAAAACATGTTTAGTTGGGATGCAATAGCCGCGAAAACAGTTCAAGTTTATAAGAGTGTTTTAGGTAGGTGA
- a CDS encoding class II fructose-bisphosphate aldolase, producing MEKPAYKEFFEQPRPPLPGNILFKALQPPREIILAVNPRATIDVIMGILQAAKDCGEIVIFELALSEMSLSGGYTGLTPYSFAERMKKAAEKVGWYGYVLHADHLTVKKGTEEEIENVKREIKARVEAGFTSFAVDASFLFDRSAKTVPEQLKRIIEVGISLFKYIDELMAGRDYGREGEVGEIGIAEFTTVEEATYYVENMHKNGIELDCLAIANGSKHGVTVDAEGKIVPQLTINLKRTVEIADALRAKGYRTGIAQHGITGTPLPLIATKFPKGKIIKGNVGTFWMLLVWEILQVFKPELYEKIYSWTIENYGKEGVPEIKTFNKNSKYAIKKFFNDLENLDDFTKKAIRAKAYAEALTFFKAFGMKETAKRVYDYLVKNNIKY from the coding sequence ATGGAAAAACCAGCTTATAAAGAGTTTTTTGAACAGCCCAGACCTCCGCTTCCCGGAAATATCCTATTTAAGGCTCTTCAACCACCCAGAGAAATAATTTTGGCCGTGAATCCAAGGGCAACAATAGACGTTATAATGGGAATTCTTCAAGCAGCCAAAGACTGCGGAGAAATCGTAATTTTTGAACTTGCACTTTCAGAGATGAGCTTGTCAGGAGGCTATACTGGGTTAACTCCCTACTCATTCGCTGAAAGAATGAAAAAGGCGGCTGAAAAAGTCGGATGGTATGGCTATGTCCTGCATGCGGACCATTTGACAGTTAAAAAGGGGACAGAAGAAGAAATTGAAAATGTAAAAAGGGAGATTAAGGCGAGAGTTGAAGCTGGATTTACAAGTTTCGCTGTAGACGCCTCATTTCTATTTGACAGGTCAGCAAAAACTGTTCCGGAACAGCTTAAAAGGATAATTGAAGTTGGCATTTCACTTTTTAAGTACATTGACGAACTTATGGCCGGTAGAGATTACGGAAGGGAAGGTGAAGTAGGAGAAATAGGCATAGCTGAATTCACAACTGTTGAGGAAGCAACCTATTACGTTGAAAATATGCATAAAAATGGAATTGAACTTGATTGCCTAGCCATAGCTAACGGTTCAAAACACGGAGTAACCGTAGATGCTGAAGGAAAGATAGTTCCACAATTAACCATAAACCTAAAAAGAACAGTAGAAATAGCAGACGCCTTAAGAGCAAAAGGCTATAGAACAGGCATAGCTCAACACGGCATAACTGGAACTCCTCTTCCGCTAATAGCAACAAAGTTTCCAAAAGGGAAGATAATTAAAGGCAATGTTGGAACCTTCTGGATGCTGCTTGTATGGGAAATACTTCAAGTTTTCAAACCAGAACTCTACGAGAAAATATACAGTTGGACTATAGAAAACTACGGTAAAGAAGGCGTACCCGAGATTAAAACTTTCAACAAAAACAGCAAATACGCAATAAAAAAGTTCTTTAACGATTTAGAAAATCTAGATGACTTCACCAAGAAGGCTATTAGAGCAAAAGCCTACGCTGAGGCGTTAACTTTCTTCAAGGCGTTTGGAATGAAAGAAACAGCAAAAAGAGTCTATGACTACTTAGTCAAAAACAACATAAAGTATTAG
- a CDS encoding pyridoxamine 5'-phosphate oxidase family protein has product MAKETKNIKEALKQLKNFQHVFLATVDDNQPRVRPVTLINFEGKFWITTDTESEKVKQIMKNPKVEFSFIFKKKNRNCCLRVTGLAKIIKDRQIKAKLAKHCQFFRKHWKSVDDPNYTLLQIIPSEITYVTLEETKRMKLWSGGPEGI; this is encoded by the coding sequence ATGGCCAAAGAAACTAAGAATATTAAGGAAGCACTGAAACAACTTAAAAATTTTCAACATGTGTTCTTAGCTACCGTAGATGACAACCAACCTCGAGTTAGACCTGTGACACTGATTAATTTTGAAGGTAAATTTTGGATAACAACAGACACAGAGAGCGAGAAAGTAAAACAGATAATGAAAAATCCGAAGGTGGAATTTTCCTTTATATTCAAAAAGAAAAATAGAAACTGCTGTTTAAGAGTTACCGGATTAGCGAAAATAATCAAGGACAGACAAATTAAAGCAAAACTTGCGAAACATTGCCAGTTTTTCAGAAAACATTGGAAAAGCGTAGATGACCCAAACTATACTCTTTTACAGATAATTCCATCTGAAATTACGTATGTGACGCTGGAAGAGACAAAAAGGATGAAGCTGTGGAGTGGCGGGCCCGAGGGGATTTGA
- a CDS encoding fructose 1,6-bisphosphatase: MRTTITVIKCDVGSLAGHHVVPKPLLEIGKRKLKQAEETGLINSHFVFNAGDDLELLMVHTRGEGNEEIHKLAWETFKEAAEKALSLKLYGAGQDLLKEAFSGNIRGLGPGVAEMEIEERASDPITVFAADKTSVGAFNFPLFKIFADPFNTAGLIIDPNMAGGFKFEVMDLKRHEKVVLKCPEEMYDLLALIGSPQNYIISHVWRARDDMLCASTSTTKLSLIAGKYVGKDDPVMIIRAQHGLPALGEILMPFLHSYFVEGWMRGSHWGPLMPVSLKDSKCTVFDGPPRIVGIGFQVSNGKIACDDSGRPLITDLFDDPAFDLARKEAINYTAVIRRMGEFEPARLSPESMEYTTLPKVLEKLRDRFKPI, translated from the coding sequence TTGAGAACAACAATTACAGTTATTAAATGCGACGTTGGCTCTCTTGCAGGTCACCATGTTGTACCTAAACCTTTACTGGAAATAGGGAAGAGAAAGCTTAAACAGGCTGAAGAGACAGGGCTGATAAACAGCCATTTCGTTTTTAACGCTGGAGACGACCTCGAACTTCTAATGGTTCACACCCGAGGAGAGGGAAACGAAGAAATCCATAAACTGGCTTGGGAAACATTTAAAGAAGCCGCTGAAAAAGCCTTAAGCCTAAAACTCTATGGAGCAGGTCAAGACTTACTAAAAGAAGCTTTTAGCGGAAACATTAGAGGATTGGGGCCGGGAGTCGCCGAGATGGAAATTGAAGAAAGAGCGTCAGATCCAATAACGGTATTTGCAGCTGATAAAACATCCGTTGGAGCGTTTAACTTTCCACTATTCAAGATTTTCGCGGATCCCTTCAACACGGCGGGACTTATAATAGACCCGAATATGGCTGGGGGCTTCAAATTTGAGGTTATGGACCTTAAAAGGCATGAAAAAGTTGTCCTCAAATGTCCAGAGGAAATGTATGATCTCTTAGCCCTAATAGGCTCGCCTCAAAACTATATAATTTCTCATGTTTGGAGAGCAAGAGACGATATGCTGTGCGCTTCAACAAGCACAACAAAGCTTTCGCTTATAGCTGGAAAGTATGTAGGAAAGGACGATCCAGTAATGATTATTAGGGCTCAGCATGGCCTTCCAGCTTTAGGTGAGATTTTAATGCCGTTTCTTCACAGCTACTTTGTTGAAGGATGGATGAGAGGCAGCCACTGGGGACCATTAATGCCAGTAAGCCTAAAAGACAGCAAATGCACAGTTTTTGACGGTCCGCCGAGAATTGTGGGGATAGGTTTCCAGGTTTCGAATGGAAAGATTGCATGTGATGATAGTGGGAGGCCGTTAATAACTGACTTATTTGATGATCCGGCTTTTGATTTAGCCCGTAAAGAAGCAATAAACTATACAGCTGTGATTCGAAGGATGGGAGAATTTGAGCCTGCCAGGTTAAGCCCCGAATCTATGGAGTACACTACCCTTCCAAAGGTTTTGGAGAAACTTCGAGACAGATTTAAGCCAATCTAG
- a CDS encoding glycosyltransferase family 4 protein has protein sequence MKIAVLVYEYPPKIVGGLGTYATEITRKFVLLDHDVTVFTMNDDEGSLPTREIWRGIEIHRPIHIDISDSLPDVVAEDVKKWGRGLQFFSKVLMYNYLSASKLINELVRKDEFKFDLVVAHDWLSIIAGAAIKRELKLPLVFHVHSTEKGRTLGDGSEVISNLELRGGKTADMVITVSNAMKEELKQLGFPEEKIRVCYNGVDPEKYNPNKVSKREIAQIRQKYGLKEEDLMIFFIGRLVWVKGVDKLVMAMQHVLKEIPNAKLVVVGMGDMQEYLEKLVENLKLQDAVKLRFEFIPEEERIIHYAACDVAVFPSLYEPFGIVTLEAMSMEKPVVVGARGVSGMREIVIPNGPEQCGFHINPNDPKDIAWGIVNAIKDPAKKEQLGKNGRKRVLENFTWDIIAKKTIELYEEVIEKTATHQ, from the coding sequence ATGAAAATTGCTGTGCTTGTTTACGAATATCCTCCAAAGATAGTTGGAGGACTCGGAACTTACGCAACTGAAATAACACGTAAGTTCGTTCTGCTAGATCACGATGTGACAGTTTTCACAATGAACGACGATGAGGGAAGCCTTCCAACTAGGGAAATATGGAGGGGCATAGAAATTCATAGGCCGATACATATTGACATTTCAGATTCCCTTCCAGACGTAGTAGCGGAAGACGTGAAGAAATGGGGAAGGGGCCTACAATTTTTCTCGAAAGTTTTGATGTACAACTATTTGAGCGCCTCAAAACTCATAAATGAACTTGTAAGAAAAGACGAATTCAAATTCGACTTGGTTGTCGCCCATGATTGGCTCTCAATAATAGCTGGAGCAGCAATAAAGAGGGAGCTTAAACTTCCACTTGTTTTTCACGTTCACTCAACAGAAAAGGGAAGAACTCTAGGGGACGGTTCAGAAGTAATAAGCAATTTGGAACTTAGAGGTGGAAAAACAGCCGACATGGTCATAACAGTTTCAAACGCAATGAAAGAAGAGCTAAAACAACTTGGATTTCCAGAGGAAAAAATCAGAGTGTGCTACAACGGGGTTGACCCGGAAAAATATAATCCGAATAAGGTTAGCAAAAGGGAAATAGCCCAAATCAGACAAAAGTACGGCTTGAAAGAAGAAGATTTAATGATATTTTTCATTGGAAGACTCGTCTGGGTTAAGGGAGTTGACAAGTTAGTCATGGCCATGCAGCATGTTCTTAAGGAGATTCCAAACGCAAAACTTGTCGTAGTCGGTATGGGAGACATGCAAGAATACTTAGAAAAACTCGTTGAAAACCTTAAACTGCAAGACGCTGTCAAACTTCGCTTCGAATTTATACCGGAAGAAGAACGCATCATACATTATGCAGCATGCGACGTAGCTGTTTTCCCAAGTCTCTACGAACCGTTTGGAATAGTAACTTTAGAGGCCATGAGCATGGAAAAACCAGTTGTCGTCGGAGCTAGAGGAGTAAGTGGAATGAGAGAAATAGTCATCCCAAACGGTCCTGAACAATGCGGATTTCACATTAATCCTAATGACCCAAAGGATATCGCTTGGGGAATAGTTAACGCAATTAAAGACCCGGCTAAAAAAGAGCAGTTGGGGAAAAACGGAAGAAAAAGAGTTTTAGAAAACTTCACATGGGACATCATAGCCAAAAAAACAATTGAACTTTACGAGGAGGTAATTGAAAAAACTGCTACTCACCAATAG
- a CDS encoding helix-turn-helix transcriptional regulator, with amino-acid sequence MCPSGFSSSSDSSLPEEFRFLCMLHNIGATTQEHSLTIEEIAKWTSMEISVIRVHLRRLMEMGYVESTRINETDKYNLTHSGIRKVLSLYS; translated from the coding sequence ATGTGCCCAAGCGGGTTTAGCTCAAGCTCCGATTCGTCTCTTCCCGAGGAATTCCGTTTCTTATGTATGCTTCATAACATAGGTGCAACAACACAGGAACATTCACTTACAATCGAAGAAATTGCAAAGTGGACTTCAATGGAAATTTCAGTTATTAGAGTTCATCTCAGACGATTAATGGAAATGGGTTATGTGGAATCAACTAGAATAAACGAGACAGACAAGTATAACCTAACACACAGCGGAATAAGAAAAGTCCTAAGTCTATACAGTTAA
- a CDS encoding DUF1295 domain-containing protein, whose amino-acid sequence MSDSKVRHVLEAIFTVLIFALQNIVYGGYSISIMFIPLFAYIALLTTAYPNLERDVNILFFSKEFIVGRVIALIGFVIFFIAGVQLLKGYIKRSGLVKTGLYSIVRHPQYTGIIIIALGLTVMVQTLSRNPQTVFMWFVQVLGYVFLAWYEEQCLKKKFRGEYQRYKVNVPFMYPIKCPSKIPEIAFTIFLTLIVAFLLLIFPYDIIRFH is encoded by the coding sequence ATGAGTGATTCTAAGGTTAGACATGTGCTTGAGGCTATTTTCACGGTTTTGATATTTGCTTTACAGAATATAGTTTATGGAGGATATTCCATCAGTATAATGTTTATTCCGTTGTTTGCCTACATCGCATTATTAACGACTGCCTATCCAAACTTGGAGCGAGATGTAAACATATTATTTTTCTCAAAGGAATTCATTGTCGGTAGGGTAATTGCTCTGATAGGATTCGTTATATTCTTCATAGCGGGAGTTCAACTTCTTAAGGGCTACATAAAACGCAGCGGACTCGTCAAGACTGGACTATACTCCATAGTCAGGCATCCTCAATATACGGGAATAATAATTATTGCTCTTGGATTAACTGTAATGGTCCAAACGTTAAGCCGAAATCCGCAGACTGTATTTATGTGGTTTGTACAGGTTTTGGGGTACGTATTTCTTGCTTGGTATGAGGAACAATGCCTCAAGAAGAAATTTAGAGGAGAATATCAACGGTACAAAGTAAATGTTCCATTTATGTACCCAATTAAATGTCCATCAAAGATTCCCGAAATAGCTTTTACAATCTTTTTAACGTTGATAGTCGCATTTTTACTTTTAATTTTTCCTTACGACATCATTAGATTTCATTAA
- a CDS encoding glycoside hydrolase family 57 protein has protein sequence MTDICLIFEVHQPLRLNRNFHADLLSRPHITKKDLFELYFDNNLNRYVLERAAKKCYFPANEILLEQIDRFRGEKRKFKVAFGISGVFIEQCERWLPSLLDSFKGLFETGCVEFLDEPYYHSLASLYGIDRSEFVEQVLMHKQLMRSLFNYEPKVFENTECLYNNAIAKTVEGLGYKAILTEGVDRILKWRSPNYVYKAKNCNLKVLLRNYRLSDDIGFRFSSRWWNQWPLFADKYASWLAKTPGQVIVIFMDYETFGEHHWPESGIHEFLRHLPEEVLKWQHLNWCIPSEVVDKHVPVGEIDVFEYNTISWADLERDTSAWIGNSMQRSCYEMLKHLEPLVKGLEDPAYIRLWRYLQQSDHLYYMSTKGAGPGDVHAYFNPYNSPVEAFVVFSRILSDFEARILQEFRRPELAAKWLLRRLPVGKGFTFFVEFARPTSWTVYSLEEFLKALKHVNLKSIKFHLERGDFERWLRHVIGDDKLADKFVVLSKKSFKDKELRHILVSIVEARLNELKKAASSPKVPESTIR, from the coding sequence ATGACTGACATTTGTCTGATCTTTGAGGTTCATCAGCCCCTTCGCTTAAATAGGAATTTTCATGCAGACCTGTTGAGCAGGCCCCACATAACTAAGAAAGACCTTTTCGAACTTTACTTTGACAACAACTTAAATAGATACGTACTTGAAAGAGCCGCTAAAAAATGTTATTTTCCAGCGAACGAAATATTGCTTGAACAAATTGACCGATTTAGAGGTGAAAAAAGGAAGTTTAAGGTTGCCTTTGGAATTTCAGGGGTTTTCATTGAGCAATGTGAACGTTGGCTTCCAAGCTTACTTGACTCTTTCAAAGGATTATTTGAAACTGGATGCGTTGAATTCTTAGATGAGCCATATTATCATTCGCTTGCAAGCCTGTATGGAATTGACCGTTCAGAATTCGTTGAGCAGGTTTTAATGCACAAACAGTTAATGCGTAGCCTATTTAATTATGAACCCAAAGTCTTTGAGAATACCGAATGTCTCTACAACAATGCCATAGCAAAAACAGTTGAGGGACTAGGCTATAAGGCTATATTAACTGAGGGAGTAGACCGAATTCTAAAGTGGAGAAGCCCAAACTACGTTTATAAGGCTAAAAACTGCAACCTAAAAGTTCTACTTAGGAATTATAGGCTTTCAGACGACATAGGCTTCCGTTTCTCCTCAAGATGGTGGAATCAGTGGCCGCTTTTTGCAGACAAATATGCAAGTTGGCTTGCGAAAACTCCTGGGCAAGTCATAGTAATATTTATGGACTATGAAACTTTCGGGGAGCATCACTGGCCTGAATCCGGCATACACGAGTTTTTAAGGCATCTCCCAGAAGAAGTCCTAAAATGGCAGCATTTAAACTGGTGTATCCCCTCAGAAGTTGTGGATAAACATGTCCCAGTCGGCGAAATAGATGTTTTCGAATACAATACAATTTCTTGGGCTGATTTAGAACGTGACACAAGCGCTTGGATAGGTAACTCCATGCAACGCTCATGCTACGAAATGTTAAAGCATCTGGAACCACTCGTGAAAGGCCTAGAAGATCCAGCCTACATTAGGCTTTGGAGATACCTTCAACAAAGCGATCATCTTTATTATATGAGTACGAAAGGCGCTGGGCCAGGAGATGTCCACGCCTACTTTAATCCGTACAACAGTCCAGTGGAAGCGTTCGTTGTTTTTTCAAGGATTCTTTCGGATTTTGAGGCGAGAATACTTCAGGAGTTTAGAAGGCCGGAGTTGGCTGCAAAATGGCTTTTAAGAAGGCTTCCAGTTGGAAAAGGGTTTACTTTCTTCGTTGAATTTGCCAGACCGACAAGTTGGACAGTTTACAGCCTAGAAGAATTTCTTAAAGCTCTAAAACATGTTAACTTGAAATCCATAAAGTTTCATTTGGAACGTGGAGACTTTGAACGTTGGCTCCGCCACGTCATAGGCGATGATAAACTTGCTGACAAATTCGTTGTTCTCTCAAAGAAAAGCTTTAAGGATAAAGAACTTCGACATATTCTAGTTTCAATTGTTGAGGCTAGGCTTAACGAGTTGAAAAAAGCCGCATCGTCACCTAAAGTTCCGGAGAGCACTATCCGATGA
- a CDS encoding 6-phosphofructokinase: MKIGVLTGGGDCPGLNAVIEAIVKRANQYGYEVIGFLKGYAGLINNEYKPLIVEEISGIFSIGGTILGTSRVNPFKREGAPQRITENIKRHQIDALIVIGGDDTLGAAYKLYEMGLPIVGVPKTIDNDISEVDYSVGFMTAVETIAQAMERLHTTAKSHERVMIVEVMGRYTGWLTLMGGIAGGAHIILVPEKPFKIEEVCRMIREREEKGKKHTIIAVAEGAKPENIKEFITISKECDEFGHVRLGGIAKILEKEIAKRTGKETRSVVLGHVQRGGSPNAFDRILGIRLGICAVDLIREGKFGHMVCLRGTKIVAVKMESALKQKKLGEEEIQLIDFFRQT; the protein is encoded by the coding sequence ATGAAAATTGGCGTATTAACTGGAGGAGGAGACTGTCCAGGCTTAAATGCGGTAATTGAAGCTATAGTTAAAAGGGCAAATCAATACGGGTACGAAGTTATTGGTTTTTTGAAGGGTTATGCTGGCTTAATAAACAATGAATATAAACCGTTAATAGTTGAGGAAATCAGCGGGATATTTTCAATAGGTGGAACAATACTTGGAACTTCAAGGGTGAACCCGTTCAAAAGAGAAGGAGCGCCCCAGAGAATTACTGAAAACATTAAAAGGCATCAAATAGATGCGCTGATAGTAATTGGTGGAGACGACACGTTAGGAGCAGCATACAAATTATACGAAATGGGGCTTCCAATAGTCGGAGTGCCAAAAACAATTGACAACGACATTTCTGAAGTCGACTATTCAGTGGGATTTATGACGGCAGTTGAAACAATAGCCCAAGCTATGGAAAGATTACATACAACCGCAAAGTCGCATGAAAGAGTGATGATAGTCGAAGTTATGGGAAGATACACAGGATGGCTAACATTGATGGGAGGAATAGCTGGCGGGGCACACATAATTCTGGTTCCAGAAAAACCATTCAAAATTGAAGAAGTATGCAGGATGATAAGAGAAAGGGAAGAAAAAGGGAAGAAGCATACAATAATTGCTGTTGCTGAAGGAGCTAAACCAGAAAACATCAAAGAATTTATAACAATCAGCAAAGAATGCGACGAGTTTGGGCATGTTCGACTTGGAGGAATAGCGAAAATTCTGGAAAAAGAGATAGCCAAAAGAACAGGTAAGGAAACCCGTTCAGTTGTGCTTGGACATGTACAGAGGGGAGGAAGCCCTAACGCTTTCGACAGGATATTGGGAATTAGACTAGGCATCTGTGCAGTAGACCTGATCAGAGAAGGAAAGTTTGGGCATATGGTTTGCCTAAGAGGAACAAAAATCGTAGCTGTAAAAATGGAAAGTGCCCTAAAGCAAAAGAAACTTGGAGAGGAAGAAATTCAACTTATCGATTTCTTCAGACAAACATAG